A genomic stretch from Lathyrus oleraceus cultivar Zhongwan6 chromosome 2, CAAS_Psat_ZW6_1.0, whole genome shotgun sequence includes:
- the LOC127118664 gene encoding VIN3-like protein 1, translating to MAEHQNKMCLFNATNNGFFLDPAKCGVMNFQEKQRLVHEVARQSKDAPDILQSFTRRELLELICAELGKERKYTGYTKGQMIEYLLKLISKKSNLYVDQNALAHSPAKSCVGSKRKKGPPSLDLRNVQIENTNEETTKTLVCRNVACKATLKPEDSFCKRCSCCICRCYDDNKDPSLWLTCTSDKPNEESCGMSCHLQCALSNQMSCILKGSRGVTLDGSFCCVSCGKINELMRTWRKQLLVAREARRVDILSLRISLAHRILTGTKVYTEVHKIVETALELLENEAGPLDHVYARMTRGIVSRLSCGAEVQKLCSTAVECFDLKFSELFSSCEEKKEAPTCSLYFEECLPTSVVIVLEYKDKLLKNFLGCRLWHRISSTDYPEQPTFIVLRPEKRFKLENLTPSTEYSCKASIFSSTGILGAAEAKWTTPCEPPSKFVRQIGNHSTTMNIYAQDQIKIASEKPAHLNTRDRFEEFLTKPPTIDPFSYKSFAAVPPATPSKPNEMRQITGLSSRKRVKENDYEYSVRVVKWLEHQGHIDEIFRVKFLTWFSLKANQQERRVVSAFVDALIDDPASLADQLIHTFTDEICCEQKS from the exons atGGCCGAACACCAAAACAAGATGTGTCTTTTCAACGCTACCAACAACG GTTTTTTTCTCGACCCTGCAAAATGCGGTGTTATGAATTTCCAAGAGAAGCAAAGACTGGTCCATGAAGTTGCTCGTCAGTCCAAAGATGCCCCGGATATACTTCAATCATTTACTCGCCGGGAACTCCTAGAATTAATCTGTGCTGAATTAGGCAAAGAAAGGAAGTACACTGGATATACTAAGGGTCAGATGATAGAATATCTTCTGAAGTTAATTTCTAAGAAATCCAACTTGTACGTCGACCAAAATGCTCTTGCTCATTCTCCTGCCAAAAGTTGCGTAGGATCTAAAAGGAAAAAAGGACCCCCTTCTCTTGATTTACGTAATGTTCAAATAGAGAACACGAATGAGGAAACAACAAAAACCTTAGTTTGTCGGAATGTGGCATGCAAAGCTACACTGAAACCAGAAGATTCATTTTGCAAGAGATGTTCTTGTTGTATATGTCGTTGTTACGACGATAACAAGGATCCTAGTCTTTGGTTGACCTGCACCTCTGATAAACCGAATGAAGAGTCGTGTGGAATGTCGTGTCATTTGCAATGTGCTTTGAGTAATCAGATGTCTTGCATTTTGAAGGGAAGTCGCGGTGTAACCTTGGATGGAAGCTTCTGTTGTGTTTCTTGTGGAAAAATTAATGAATTAATGAG GACATGGAGAAAGCAATTATTGGTTGCCAGAGAAGCAAGAAGAGTGGATATACTCTCTTTGCGAATTTCCTTGGCCCACAGAATTCTCACAGGAACAAAAGTATACACGGAAGTGCATAAGATCGTAGAAACCGCTCTCGAATTATTGGAGAATGAAGCGGGACCTTTGGATCACGTATATGCTAGGATGACGCGTGGAATTGTGAGCAGGCTCTCATGCGGTGCTGAGGTTCAGAAGTTGTGCTCTACTGCAGTTGAATGTTTTGATTTAAAGTTTTCTGAACTCTTTTCTAGTTGTGAAGAAAAGAAAGAAGCACCAA CATGTTCTTTATATTTCGAAGAGTGTCTTCCCACCTCAGTGGTCATTGTGCTTGAATACAAAGACAAACTCTTAAAGAACTTTCTAGGCTGCAGGCTTTGGCACAGAATATCATCAACGGACTACCCCGAACAACCGACTTTCATTGTTTTGAGGCCCGAGAAAAGATTCAAATTAGAAAACCTCACACCTTCAACTGAGTACTCTTGCAAGGCTTCTATATTCAGTAGCACGGGGATTTTGGGTGCAGCAGAAGCTAAATGGACGACACCTTGTGAACCGCCATCAAAATTTGTTCGACAAATTGGAAACCATTCTACAACTATGAACATATATGCACAAGACCAAATTAAGATAGCTTCTGAAAAACCTGCACATTTAAACACCAGGGACAGGTTTGAAGAGTTTCTCACAAAGCCTCCAACAATAGACCCTTTTTCGTATAAAAGTTTTGCAGCAGTTCCACCTGCCACGCCTTCTAAACCGAATGAAATGAGACAAATTACTGGTTTGAGTTCTAGAAAGCGCGTGAAGGAGAATGATTACGAGTATTCTGTGAGGGTAGTGAAGTGGTTGGAGCATCAAGGGCACATAGATGAAATCTTCAGAGTGAAGTTTCTGACTTGGTTTAGTCTCAAGGCGAATCAGCAAGAGAGAAGGGTGGTTAGTGCTTTTGTTGATGCACTGATTGATGACCCTGCAAGCTTAGCAGACCAGCTAATACACACTTTCACAGACGAAATTTGTTGCGAGCAAAAATCTTAG
- the LOC127118663 gene encoding protein SICKLE — MEDSEQRRKRLKEMRLQADLAEDSGGGGGGEGSGTQGILSNPLAEAPSIMLPPDAAPRFNYYTDPMNAFSSDKRNSVNVRPAPEYLPPPPPHLPLNFGGSPMVRFSLPHTGIL; from the coding sequence ATGGAAGATTCAGAGCAAAGAAGAAAACGGTTGAAAGAAATGCGATTGCAAGCTGATCTTGCTGAAGATTCTGGTGGTGGCGGTGGTGGTGAAGGTTCTGGTACGCAGGGTATTCTTTCAAATCCATTGGCTGAAGCTCCTTCAATTATGCTACCACCGGATGCTGCTCCTCGATTTAACTATTATACAGATCCAATGAATGCCTTTTCTTCTGACAAAAGGAATAGTGTCAATGTTCGGCCTGCGCCCGAATATTTgcctcctcctcctcctcatcTTCCTCTAAATTTTGGTGGATCTCCTATGGTGCGGTTTTCGTTGCCACATACAGGTATCCTTTGA
- the LOC127122405 gene encoding auxin transporter-like protein 5 — MDTTNPPLAGADDFDMFANDDEYAATEPSSAENTALIGKHWRNVGLAFNCIFLLFGSVIQLIACASNIYYINDNLDKRTWTYIFGACCATTVFIPSFHNYRIWSFLGLVMTTYTAWYLTIVAILHGQMEGVKHSGPNKMVLYFTGATNILYTFGGHAVTVEIMHAMWKPQKFKAIYLMATLYVLTLTLPSAAAVYWAFGDMLLNHSNALMNSSYCISMIGALNFEYVVMV, encoded by the exons ATGGACACTACAAATCCACCTTTGGCTGGTGCTGATGATTTTGATATGTTTGCTAATGATGATGAGTATGCAGCCACTGAACCATCTTCAGCTGAAAATACTGCACTTA TAGGGAAACACTGGAGAAACGTCGGCTTGGCCTTTAACTGCATATTTCTTCTGTTTGGATCTGTTATCCAACTTATAGCTTGTGCAAG CAATATATATTACATAAATGATAATCTGGACAAGAGGACTTGGACATACATATTCGGAGCATGTTGTGCAACCACTGTCTTTATTCCCTCATTTCACAACTACAGAATCTGGTCCTTTTTGGGTCTTGTTATGACCACTTACACTGCTTGGTATCTAACAATTGTTGCAATCCTTCACGGTCAG ATGGAAGGAGTTAAGCACTCGGGTCCAAATAAAATGGTGCTATATTTTACTGGGGCCACAAACATTCTCTACACATTTGGGGGCCATGCCGTTACTGT GGAAATCATGCACGCTATGTGGAAGCCACAAAAGTTCAAAGCCATATATTTAATGGCTACCCTTTATGTTCTGACACTGACCCTTCCATCAGCAGCAGCAGTTTATTGGGCATTTGGTGACATGCTTCTAAATCACTCTAATGctttgatgaattcaa GTTATTGTATTAGCATGATTGGTGCTCTAAATTTTGAGTATGTTGTTATGGTATGA